A DNA window from Drosophila sechellia strain sech25 chromosome X, ASM438219v1, whole genome shotgun sequence contains the following coding sequences:
- the LOC6612570 gene encoding neurogenic protein mastermind isoform X1, translated as MSCTPSPLCGSFALAMLQQQQQQLEIREAQQRQQQNSRLQLNNYYKDIPQNQHHMQNCQDFLQVEQTVEINKLHFVQKTQQQQCYMQQIHLHQQQQQRQIVDYKRVNERAHMQHTQISLQSQQKISELLQIQRSARKPELLQIPEILQKQQFQTAQQKQTKKQGANTATITSFNSNSNSNNSSSSCKNYNNTSNSNKNNIDNNSSGQIMLASASASASARKRSRSTSNGSKSNNKTASGRIFTKSMSPGAHLQMSPQNTSSLSQHHPHQQQQLQPPQQQQQHFPNHHSAQQQSHQQQEQQNPQQQAQQQQQILPHQHLQHLHKHPHQLQLHQQQQQQLHQQQQQHFHQQSLQGLHQGSSNPDSNMSTGSSHSEKDVNDMLSGGAATPGAAAAAIQQQHPAFAPTLGMQQPPPPPPQHSNNGGEMGYLSAGTTTTTSVLTVGKPRTPAERKRKRKMPPCATSADEAGSGGGSGGAGATVVNNSSLKGKSLAFRDMPKVNMSLNLGDRLGGSAGSGVGAGGAGSGGGGAGSGSGSGGGKSARLMLPVTDNKKINDYFNKQQTGVGVGVAGGAGGNTAGLRGSHTGGGSKSPSSAQQQQQQQQTAAQQQGSGVATGGSAGGSAGNQVQVQTSSAYALYPPASPQTQTSQQQQQQQPGSDFHYVNSSKAQQQQQRQQQQTSNQMVPPHVVVGLGGHPLSLASIQQQTPLSQQQQQQQQQQQQQQLGPPTTSTASVVPTHPHQLGSLGVVGMVGVGVGVGVNVGVGPPLPPPPPMAMPAAIITYSKATQTEVSLHELQEREAEHESGKVKLDEMTRLSDEQKSQIVGNQKTIDQHKCHIAKCIDVVKKLLKEKSSIEKKEARQKCMQNRLRLGQFVTQRVGATFQENWTDGYAFQELSRRQEEITAEREEIDRQKKQLMKKRPAESGRKRNNNSNQNNQQQQQQQHQQQQQQQNSNSNDSTQLTSGVVTGPGSDRVSVSVDSGLGGNNAGAIGGGTVGGGVGGGGVGGGGVGGGGGRGLSRSNSTQANQAQLLHNGGGGSGGNVGNSGGVGDRLSDRGGGGGGLGGNDSGSCSDSGTFLKPDPVSGAYTAQEYYEYDEILKLRQNALKKEDADLQLEMEKLERERNLHIRELKRILNEDQSRFNNHPVLNDRYLLLMLLGKGGFSEVHKAFDLKEQRYVACKVHQLNKDWKEDKKANYIKHALREYNIHKALDHPRVVKLYDVFEIDANSFCTVLEYCDGHDLDFYLKQHKTIPEREARSIIMQVVSALKYLNEIKPPVIHYDLKPGNILLTEGNVCGEIKITDFGLSKVMDDENYNPDHGMDLTSQGAGTYWYLPPECFVVGKNPPKISSKVDVWSVGVIFYQCLYGKKPFGHNQSQATILEENTILKATEVQFSNKPTVSNEAKSFIRGCLAYRKEDRMDVFALARHEYIQPPIPKHGRGSLNQQQQAQQQQQQQQQQQQQQSSTSQANSTGQTSFSAHMFGNMNQSSSS; from the exons ATGTCTTGTACGCCGTCTCCTCTTTGCGGTTCATTCGCTCTAGCAATgctccagcaacaacagcaacaactggAAATAAGAGAAGCACAGCAAAGGCAACAACAGAATTCGCGTTTACAACTAAATAACTATTATAAAGATATACCCCAAAATCAACATCATATGCAAAACTGTCAGGATTTTCTACAAGTTGAGCAAACCGTAGAAATAAACAAGTTGCATTTTGTACAAAaaacacagcagcaacaatgttATATGCAACAAATTCACCTTcatcaacaacagcaacaaaggcAAATCGTTGATTATAAGCGTGTCAATGAAAGGGCGCACATgcaacacacacaaatatcATTGCAAAGTCAGCAAAAAATATCAGAATTGCTACAAATACAACGTTCAGCAAGAAAACCAGAACTGTTGCAAATACCAGAAATACTACAAAAACAGCAATTTCAAACAGCTCAACAAAAGCAAACGAAAAAGCAAGGTGCAAATACAGCAACGATAACATCGTTTaacagcaatagcaatagcaacaatagTAGCAGCAGTTGCAAGAACTACAATAACACTAgtaacagcaacaaaaataatatCGACAATAATAGCAGCGGCCAAATAATGTTAGCCTCTGCCAGCGCCTCTGCCTCCGCTCGGAAACGCAGTCGCAGCACGAGTAAcggcagcaaaagcaacaacaaaactgCCAGTGGCCGCATATTTACAAAAAGC ATGTCCCCCGGCGCCCATTTGCAGATGTCCCCGCAGAATACTTCGTCCCTAAGTCAACACCATCCACATCAACAGCAACAGTTACAACccccacagcagcaacaacagcatttCCCTAACCATCACAGCGCCCAGCAGCAGTCGCATcagcaacaggagcaacaGAATCCCCAGCAGCAGgcgcaacaacagcagcagataCTCCCACATCAACATTTGCAGCACCTGCACAAGCATCCGCATCAGCTGCAactgcatcagcagcagcaacaacaactccaccagcaacagcagcaacacttcCACCAGCAGTCGCTGCAAGGGCTGCATCAGGGTAGCAGCAATCCGGATTCGAATATGAGCACTGGCTCCTCGCATAGCGAGAAGGATGTCAATGATATGCTGAGTGGCGGTGCAGCAACGCcaggagctgcagcagcagcgattCAACAGCAACATCCCGCCTTTGCGCCCACACTGGGAATGCAGCAaccaccgccgccaccacctCAACACTCCAATAATGGAGGCGAGATGGGCTACTTGTCGGCAGGCACGACCACGACGACGTCGGTGTTAACGGTAGGCAAACCTCGGACGCCAGCggagcggaaacggaagcgaaAAATGCCGCCATGTGCCACTAGTGCGGATGAGGCGGGGAGTGGCGGTGGCTCTGGCGGAGCAGGAGCAACCGTTGTTAACAACAGCAGCCTGAAGGGCAAATCATTGGCCTTTCGTGATATGCCCAAGGTAAACATGAGCCTGAATCTGGGCGATCGTCTGGGAGGATCTGCAGGTAGCGGAGTAGGAGCGGGTGGCGCCGGAAGCGGGGGAGGTGGCGCTGGTTCCGGTTCTGGAAGCGGTGGCGGCAAAAGCGCCCGCCTGATGCTGCCAGTCACCGACAACAAGAAGATCAACGACTATTTCAATAAGCAGCAAACGGGCGTGGGCGTCGGTGTGGCAGGTGGTGCGGGAGGCAATACCGCTGGCCTCCGAGGATCACATACGGGAGGTGGCAGCAAGTCACCCTCAtccgcccagcagcagcaacagcagcagcaaacggCGGCACAGCAGCAGGGAAGCGGTGTTGCGACGGGAGGCAGTGCAGGCGGTTCCGCTGGCAACCAGGTGCAAGTGCAAACGAGCAGCGCTTACGCCCTTTACCCACCAGCTAGTCCCCAAACCCAGACgtcacagcaacagcagcagcagcaaccggGATCAGACTTTCACTATGTCAACTCCAGCAAggcgcagcaacaacagcagcgccaacagcaacagacTTCCAATCAAATGGTTCCTCCACACGTGGTCGTTGGCCTTGGTGGTCATCCACTGAGCCTCGCGTCCATTCAGCAGCAGACGCCCTTatcccagcagcaacagcagcaacaacagcagcagcaacagcagcaattgGGACCACCGACCACATCGACGGCCTCCGTCGTGCCAACGCATCCCCATCAACTGGGATCCCTGGGAGTTGTTGGGATGGTCGGTGTGGGTGTTGGCGTTGGAGTAAATGTGGGTGTGGGACCACcactgccaccaccaccgccgatGGCCATGCCGGCGGCCATTATCACTTATAGTAAGGCCACTCAAACGGAGGTGTCGCTGCATGAATTGCAGGAGCGCGAAGCGGAGCACGAATCAGGCAAGGTGAAGCTAGACGAGATGACACGGCTGTCCGATGAACAAAAGTCCCAAATTGTTGGCAACCAGAAGACGATTGACCAGCACAAGTGCCACATAGCCAAGTGTATTGATGTGGTCAAGAAGCTGTTGAAGGAGAAGAGCAGCATCGAGAAGAAGGAGGCGCGACAGAAGTGCATGCAGAATCGCCTCAGGCTCGGACAGTTTGTTACCCAACGAGTGGGCGCCACATTCCAG GAGAACTGGACGGACGGCTATGCGTTCCAGGAGCTGAGTCGGCGGCAAGAAGAAATAACCGCTGAGCGTGAAGAGATAGATCGGCAGAAAAAGCAGCTGATGAAAAAGCGTCCGGCGGAGTCCGGACGCAagcgcaacaacaacagtaacCAGaacaaccagcagcagcagcaacagcaacaccagcaacagcagcagcaacaaaattcCAACTCGAACGATTCCACGCAGCTGACGAGCGGAGTTGTTACCGGTCCAGGCAGTGATCGTGTGAGCGTAAGCGTCGACAGCGGATTGGGTGGCAATAATGCGGGCGCGATCGGTGGCGGAACCGTTGGTGGTGGCGTTGGAGGTGGTGGTGTTGGAGGCGGTGGTGTCGGAGGCGGCGGTGGACGTGGACTTTCTCGCAGCAATTCGACGCAGGCCAATCAGGCTCAATTGCTGCACAACGGCGGTGGTGGTTCGGGCGGCAATGTCGGCAACTCGGGCGGCGTTGGCGACCGCTTGTCagatcgaggaggaggaggtggcggCCTCGGCGGAAACGATAGCGGCAGCTGCTCGGACTCGGGCACTTTCCTGAAGCCAGACCCCGTATCGGGTGCCTACACAGCGCAGGAGTACTACGAGTACGATGAGATCCTCAAGTTGCGACAAAATGCCCTCAAAAAGGAGGACGCCGACCTGCAGCTGGAGATGGAGAAGCTGGAGCGGGAGCGCAATCTGCACATCCGAGAGCTCAAGCGGATTCTTAACGAGGATCAG TCCCGCTTCAACAATCATCCCGTGCTGAATGATCGCTATCTTCTGTTGATGCTTCTGGGCAAGGGCGGCTTCTCAGAGGTCCACAAGGCCTTCGACCTGAAGGAGCAACGCTATGTCGCATGTAAGGTGCACCAATTAAACAAGGATTGGAAGGAGGATAAGAAAGCTAATTATATCAA ACACGCTTTGCGGGAATACAACATTCACAAGGCACTGGATCATCCGCGGGTCGTCAAGCTATACGATGTCTTCGAGATCGATGCGAATTCCTTTTGCACAGTGCTTGAATACTGTGATGGACACGATCTGGATTTCTATTTGAAGCAACATAAGACTATACCCGAGCGTGAAGCGCGCTCGATAATAATGCAG GTTGTATCTGCACTCAAGTATCTAAATGAGATTAAGCCTCCAGTTATCCACTACGATCTGAAGCCCGGCAACATTCTGCTTACCGAGGGCAACGTCTGCGGCGAGATTAAGATCACCGACTTCGGTCTGTCAAAGGTGATGGACGACGAGAATTACAATCCCGATCACGGCATGGATCTTACCTCTCAGGGGGCGGGAACCTACTG GTATCTGCCACCCGAATGCTTTGTCGTGGGCAAAAATCCGCCGAAAATCTCCTCCAAAGTGGACGTGTGGAGTGTGGGTGTTATCTTCTACCAGTGTCTGTACGGCAAAAAGCCCTTCGGTCACAATCAGTCGCAGGCCACGATTCTCGAGGAGAATACGATCCTGAAGGCCACCGAAGTGCAGTTCTCCAACAAGCCAACCGTTTCTAACGAGGCCAAG AGTTTCATTCGGGGATGCTTGGCATATCGCAAGGAGGATCGCATGGATGTGTTCGCACTGGCCAGGCACGAGTACATTCAGCCACCGATACCGAAACATGGACGCGGTTCGCTcaatcagcaacagcaggcgcaacaacagcagcagcaacaacagcaacagcagcagcaacagtcgtCGACGTCACAGGCCAATTCTACAGGCCAGACATCGTTCTCTGCCCACATGTTTGGCAATATGAATCAGTCGAGTTCGTCCTAG
- the LOC6612570 gene encoding uncharacterized protein LOC6612570 isoform X4 produces the protein MCVQKNMRRLKKMSPGAHLQMSPQNTSSLSQHHPHQQQQLQPPQQQQQHFPNHHSAQQQSHQQQEQQNPQQQAQQQQQILPHQHLQHLHKHPHQLQLHQQQQQQLHQQQQQHFHQQSLQGLHQGSSNPDSNMSTGSSHSEKDVNDMLSGGAATPGAAAAAIQQQHPAFAPTLGMQQPPPPPPQHSNNGGEMGYLSAGTTTTTSVLTVGKPRTPAERKRKRKMPPCATSADEAGSGGGSGGAGATVVNNSSLKGKSLAFRDMPKVNMSLNLGDRLGGSAGSGVGAGGAGSGGGGAGSGSGSGGGKSARLMLPVTDNKKINDYFNKQQTGVGVGVAGGAGGNTAGLRGSHTGGGSKSPSSAQQQQQQQQTAAQQQGSGVATGGSAGGSAGNQVQVQTSSAYALYPPASPQTQTSQQQQQQQPGSDFHYVNSSKAQQQQQRQQQQTSNQMVPPHVVVGLGGHPLSLASIQQQTPLSQQQQQQQQQQQQQQLGPPTTSTASVVPTHPHQLGSLGVVGMVGVGVGVGVNVGVGPPLPPPPPMAMPAAIITYSKATQTEVSLHELQEREAEHESGKVKLDEMTRLSDEQKSQIVGNQKTIDQHKCHIAKCIDVVKKLLKEKSSIEKKEARQKCMQNRLRLGQFVTQRVGATFQENWTDGYAFQELSRRQEEITAEREEIDRQKKQLMKKRPAESGRKRNNNSNQNNQQQQQQQHQQQQQQQNSNSNDSTQLTSGVVTGPGSDRVSVSVDSGLGGNNAGAIGGGTVGGGVGGGGVGGGGVGGGGGRGLSRSNSTQANQAQLLHNGGGGSGGNVGNSGGVGDRLSDRGGGGGGLGGNDSGSCSDSGTFLKPDPVSGAYTAQEYYEYDEILKLRQNALKKEDADLQLEMEKLERERNLHIRELKRILNEDQSRFNNHPVLNDRYLLLMLLGKGGFSEVHKAFDLKEQRYVACKVHQLNKDWKEDKKANYIKHALREYNIHKALDHPRVVKLYDVFEIDANSFCTVLEYCDGHDLDFYLKQHKTIPEREARSIIMQVVSALKYLNEIKPPVIHYDLKPGNILLTEGNVCGEIKITDFGLSKVMDDENYNPDHGMDLTSQGAGTYWYLPPECFVVGKNPPKISSKVDVWSVGVIFYQCLYGKKPFGHNQSQATILEENTILKATEVQFSNKPTVSNEAKSFIRGCLAYRKEDRMDVFALARHEYIQPPIPKHGRGSLNQQQQAQQQQQQQQQQQQQQSSTSQANSTGQTSFSAHMFGNMNQSSSS, from the exons ATGTGTGTGCAGAAAAATATGCGGCGCTTAAAAAAG ATGTCCCCCGGCGCCCATTTGCAGATGTCCCCGCAGAATACTTCGTCCCTAAGTCAACACCATCCACATCAACAGCAACAGTTACAACccccacagcagcaacaacagcatttCCCTAACCATCACAGCGCCCAGCAGCAGTCGCATcagcaacaggagcaacaGAATCCCCAGCAGCAGgcgcaacaacagcagcagataCTCCCACATCAACATTTGCAGCACCTGCACAAGCATCCGCATCAGCTGCAactgcatcagcagcagcaacaacaactccaccagcaacagcagcaacacttcCACCAGCAGTCGCTGCAAGGGCTGCATCAGGGTAGCAGCAATCCGGATTCGAATATGAGCACTGGCTCCTCGCATAGCGAGAAGGATGTCAATGATATGCTGAGTGGCGGTGCAGCAACGCcaggagctgcagcagcagcgattCAACAGCAACATCCCGCCTTTGCGCCCACACTGGGAATGCAGCAaccaccgccgccaccacctCAACACTCCAATAATGGAGGCGAGATGGGCTACTTGTCGGCAGGCACGACCACGACGACGTCGGTGTTAACGGTAGGCAAACCTCGGACGCCAGCggagcggaaacggaagcgaaAAATGCCGCCATGTGCCACTAGTGCGGATGAGGCGGGGAGTGGCGGTGGCTCTGGCGGAGCAGGAGCAACCGTTGTTAACAACAGCAGCCTGAAGGGCAAATCATTGGCCTTTCGTGATATGCCCAAGGTAAACATGAGCCTGAATCTGGGCGATCGTCTGGGAGGATCTGCAGGTAGCGGAGTAGGAGCGGGTGGCGCCGGAAGCGGGGGAGGTGGCGCTGGTTCCGGTTCTGGAAGCGGTGGCGGCAAAAGCGCCCGCCTGATGCTGCCAGTCACCGACAACAAGAAGATCAACGACTATTTCAATAAGCAGCAAACGGGCGTGGGCGTCGGTGTGGCAGGTGGTGCGGGAGGCAATACCGCTGGCCTCCGAGGATCACATACGGGAGGTGGCAGCAAGTCACCCTCAtccgcccagcagcagcaacagcagcagcaaacggCGGCACAGCAGCAGGGAAGCGGTGTTGCGACGGGAGGCAGTGCAGGCGGTTCCGCTGGCAACCAGGTGCAAGTGCAAACGAGCAGCGCTTACGCCCTTTACCCACCAGCTAGTCCCCAAACCCAGACgtcacagcaacagcagcagcagcaaccggGATCAGACTTTCACTATGTCAACTCCAGCAAggcgcagcaacaacagcagcgccaacagcaacagacTTCCAATCAAATGGTTCCTCCACACGTGGTCGTTGGCCTTGGTGGTCATCCACTGAGCCTCGCGTCCATTCAGCAGCAGACGCCCTTatcccagcagcaacagcagcaacaacagcagcagcaacagcagcaattgGGACCACCGACCACATCGACGGCCTCCGTCGTGCCAACGCATCCCCATCAACTGGGATCCCTGGGAGTTGTTGGGATGGTCGGTGTGGGTGTTGGCGTTGGAGTAAATGTGGGTGTGGGACCACcactgccaccaccaccgccgatGGCCATGCCGGCGGCCATTATCACTTATAGTAAGGCCACTCAAACGGAGGTGTCGCTGCATGAATTGCAGGAGCGCGAAGCGGAGCACGAATCAGGCAAGGTGAAGCTAGACGAGATGACACGGCTGTCCGATGAACAAAAGTCCCAAATTGTTGGCAACCAGAAGACGATTGACCAGCACAAGTGCCACATAGCCAAGTGTATTGATGTGGTCAAGAAGCTGTTGAAGGAGAAGAGCAGCATCGAGAAGAAGGAGGCGCGACAGAAGTGCATGCAGAATCGCCTCAGGCTCGGACAGTTTGTTACCCAACGAGTGGGCGCCACATTCCAG GAGAACTGGACGGACGGCTATGCGTTCCAGGAGCTGAGTCGGCGGCAAGAAGAAATAACCGCTGAGCGTGAAGAGATAGATCGGCAGAAAAAGCAGCTGATGAAAAAGCGTCCGGCGGAGTCCGGACGCAagcgcaacaacaacagtaacCAGaacaaccagcagcagcagcaacagcaacaccagcaacagcagcagcaacaaaattcCAACTCGAACGATTCCACGCAGCTGACGAGCGGAGTTGTTACCGGTCCAGGCAGTGATCGTGTGAGCGTAAGCGTCGACAGCGGATTGGGTGGCAATAATGCGGGCGCGATCGGTGGCGGAACCGTTGGTGGTGGCGTTGGAGGTGGTGGTGTTGGAGGCGGTGGTGTCGGAGGCGGCGGTGGACGTGGACTTTCTCGCAGCAATTCGACGCAGGCCAATCAGGCTCAATTGCTGCACAACGGCGGTGGTGGTTCGGGCGGCAATGTCGGCAACTCGGGCGGCGTTGGCGACCGCTTGTCagatcgaggaggaggaggtggcggCCTCGGCGGAAACGATAGCGGCAGCTGCTCGGACTCGGGCACTTTCCTGAAGCCAGACCCCGTATCGGGTGCCTACACAGCGCAGGAGTACTACGAGTACGATGAGATCCTCAAGTTGCGACAAAATGCCCTCAAAAAGGAGGACGCCGACCTGCAGCTGGAGATGGAGAAGCTGGAGCGGGAGCGCAATCTGCACATCCGAGAGCTCAAGCGGATTCTTAACGAGGATCAG TCCCGCTTCAACAATCATCCCGTGCTGAATGATCGCTATCTTCTGTTGATGCTTCTGGGCAAGGGCGGCTTCTCAGAGGTCCACAAGGCCTTCGACCTGAAGGAGCAACGCTATGTCGCATGTAAGGTGCACCAATTAAACAAGGATTGGAAGGAGGATAAGAAAGCTAATTATATCAA ACACGCTTTGCGGGAATACAACATTCACAAGGCACTGGATCATCCGCGGGTCGTCAAGCTATACGATGTCTTCGAGATCGATGCGAATTCCTTTTGCACAGTGCTTGAATACTGTGATGGACACGATCTGGATTTCTATTTGAAGCAACATAAGACTATACCCGAGCGTGAAGCGCGCTCGATAATAATGCAG GTTGTATCTGCACTCAAGTATCTAAATGAGATTAAGCCTCCAGTTATCCACTACGATCTGAAGCCCGGCAACATTCTGCTTACCGAGGGCAACGTCTGCGGCGAGATTAAGATCACCGACTTCGGTCTGTCAAAGGTGATGGACGACGAGAATTACAATCCCGATCACGGCATGGATCTTACCTCTCAGGGGGCGGGAACCTACTG GTATCTGCCACCCGAATGCTTTGTCGTGGGCAAAAATCCGCCGAAAATCTCCTCCAAAGTGGACGTGTGGAGTGTGGGTGTTATCTTCTACCAGTGTCTGTACGGCAAAAAGCCCTTCGGTCACAATCAGTCGCAGGCCACGATTCTCGAGGAGAATACGATCCTGAAGGCCACCGAAGTGCAGTTCTCCAACAAGCCAACCGTTTCTAACGAGGCCAAG AGTTTCATTCGGGGATGCTTGGCATATCGCAAGGAGGATCGCATGGATGTGTTCGCACTGGCCAGGCACGAGTACATTCAGCCACCGATACCGAAACATGGACGCGGTTCGCTcaatcagcaacagcaggcgcaacaacagcagcagcaacaacagcaacagcagcagcaacagtcgtCGACGTCACAGGCCAATTCTACAGGCCAGACATCGTTCTCTGCCCACATGTTTGGCAATATGAATCAGTCGAGTTCGTCCTAG